The proteins below come from a single Micromonospora citrea genomic window:
- a CDS encoding lantibiotic dehydratase — MSERQRVHHRIPLGDTGWSVWRDVVLRTAGFPAAGLAAFAAPDAAAAADAVLAGEDAAELFDKTFAVALADGSAQANEIAADPLLREAVTWQNPEMLIALDGLLRTDPTVRNVRRRKRELSLLRYWQRYCGKAETIGFFGPVCWGRLDPDEPATRLRPGPALVSRREVHFEAWALIAYADRLADDLAVRRWWAPALPPHLSLSDRLVTRPLLPPTELTAVEARLLAACDGRTPAVTLVERLLAGGETGLRSADDAYLLLDRLVDRNLLTWDAGLPVSPEAERVLAERIDAIGDAPVRAEAAAAFDRLRAARDAVAAAAGDPDRLGAALAALNAEFTAVTGRPATRQAGQMYAGRTVLYEETARDLDCTVGSRVLDALAEPLAIVLTAARWLTAEVGAAGERLFAELHAELRGDGPVRLADVWALAQGLLLAPDGPIARAGAGLTTRWAELIGLDSVAPGQTELRLRGADLAERARVLFAADRPGWPSARIHSPDVQIAAAGLDALNRGDFLLVLGELHPAYVPFDSAVLTPFHPDQAALRAALDAELGPARTRVLYPESFPRTTTRMTYALNGPRDRQFGIDTARGADVDRLVRATEARVEHDGDQWLAVLPDGTRWPLMEIFANLLGALLLDSFKLLAPAAHTPRISIDRLVVARRTWRTTVAETGLAGVTGEAERFLAVRRWRARLGLPERVFVKVGTEIKPCYADLTAPLHAQSLCAMVDAAAKSGADVTVTVSELLPDPADAWVTDERGRGYVSELRMQITDPVSYRGENG, encoded by the coding sequence ATGAGCGAGCGTCAGCGAGTGCACCACCGGATCCCGCTCGGCGACACCGGCTGGTCGGTGTGGCGCGACGTCGTCCTGCGTACCGCCGGCTTCCCGGCGGCCGGGCTGGCCGCCTTCGCCGCGCCCGACGCGGCGGCGGCCGCCGACGCCGTGCTCGCCGGTGAGGACGCCGCCGAGCTGTTCGACAAGACCTTCGCGGTGGCACTGGCCGACGGCTCCGCCCAGGCCAACGAGATCGCCGCCGATCCGCTGCTGCGCGAGGCGGTCACCTGGCAGAACCCGGAGATGCTGATCGCGCTGGACGGCCTGCTGCGCACCGACCCGACGGTGCGCAACGTCCGGCGACGCAAGCGTGAGCTGAGCCTGCTGCGCTACTGGCAGCGCTACTGCGGCAAGGCCGAGACGATCGGCTTCTTCGGCCCGGTCTGCTGGGGCCGGCTCGACCCCGACGAGCCCGCCACCCGGCTGCGCCCCGGGCCGGCGCTGGTGTCCCGGCGCGAGGTCCACTTCGAGGCGTGGGCGCTGATCGCGTACGCCGACCGGCTCGCCGACGACCTGGCGGTGCGGCGCTGGTGGGCGCCGGCGCTGCCGCCGCACCTGAGCCTGTCCGACCGGCTGGTCACCCGGCCGCTGCTGCCACCGACCGAGCTGACCGCCGTGGAGGCCCGGCTGCTGGCCGCCTGCGACGGACGCACCCCCGCGGTGACGCTGGTGGAGCGGCTGCTGGCCGGCGGGGAGACCGGGCTGCGCAGCGCCGACGACGCCTACCTGCTGCTCGACCGGCTGGTCGACCGGAACCTGCTGACCTGGGACGCCGGCCTGCCCGTCAGCCCCGAGGCCGAGCGGGTGCTCGCCGAGCGCATCGACGCCATCGGCGACGCGCCGGTCCGCGCCGAGGCGGCGGCCGCCTTCGACCGGCTGCGCGCGGCGCGCGACGCGGTGGCCGCGGCGGCCGGCGACCCGGACCGGCTCGGCGCCGCCCTCGCCGCGCTGAACGCCGAGTTCACCGCCGTCACCGGCCGGCCCGCCACCCGCCAGGCCGGGCAGATGTACGCCGGCCGCACGGTGCTCTACGAGGAGACCGCCCGCGACCTGGACTGCACGGTCGGCTCCCGGGTGCTGGACGCGCTGGCCGAGCCGCTGGCGATCGTGCTGACGGCCGCGCGGTGGCTGACCGCCGAGGTCGGCGCCGCCGGCGAACGGCTCTTCGCGGAACTGCACGCCGAGCTGCGCGGCGACGGGCCGGTGCGGCTGGCCGACGTGTGGGCCCTGGCCCAGGGGCTGCTGCTCGCCCCGGACGGCCCGATCGCCCGGGCCGGCGCCGGGCTCACGACCCGCTGGGCGGAGCTGATCGGCCTGGACTCGGTGGCCCCCGGGCAGACCGAGCTGCGGCTGCGCGGTGCCGACCTGGCCGAGCGGGCCCGCGTCCTGTTCGCCGCCGACCGCCCCGGCTGGCCGTCGGCCCGCATCCACAGCCCCGACGTGCAGATCGCCGCCGCCGGGCTGGACGCGCTCAACCGGGGCGACTTCCTGCTCGTCCTCGGCGAGCTGCACCCGGCGTACGTGCCGTTCGACAGCGCGGTGCTTACCCCGTTCCACCCCGACCAGGCGGCGCTGCGGGCGGCGCTGGACGCGGAGCTCGGCCCGGCCCGGACCCGGGTGCTCTACCCGGAGAGCTTCCCGCGCACGACCACCCGCATGACGTACGCCCTCAACGGGCCCCGGGACCGCCAGTTCGGCATCGACACGGCACGGGGTGCCGACGTCGACCGGCTGGTCCGCGCCACCGAGGCGCGGGTGGAGCACGACGGCGACCAGTGGCTGGCGGTGCTGCCCGACGGCACCCGCTGGCCGCTGATGGAGATCTTCGCGAACCTGCTCGGCGCGTTGCTGCTGGACAGCTTCAAGCTCCTCGCGCCGGCGGCGCACACGCCCCGGATCTCCATCGACCGGCTGGTCGTGGCCCGGCGGACGTGGCGGACGACGGTGGCGGAGACCGGCCTGGCCGGCGTCACCGGCGAGGCCGAGCGGTTCCTCGCCGTGCGCCGGTGGCGGGCGCGTCTCGGGCTGCCCGAGCGGGTGTTCGTCAAGGTGGGCACCGAGATCAAGCCCTGCTACGCCGATCTCACCGCCCCGCTGCACGCCCAGTCCCTCTGCGCCATGGTCGACGCCGCCGCGAAGAGCGGCGCCGACGTCACCGTGACGGTGAGCGAGCTGCTGCCGGACCCGGCGGACGCCTGGGTGACCGACGAGCGGGGGCGCGGCTACGTCAGCGAGCTGCGGATGCAGATCACCGATCCAGTGAGCTACCGGGGAGAGAACGGGTGA
- a CDS encoding non-ribosomal peptide synthetase, whose translation MTDILSISAVHGETLPWPDATLAELIAAQAARTPDAVAVRQWDTRLTYAELLGRAAGVAAALRDRGVGRQSRVGVCGARNPDLVATVLGVLLAGGCYVPLEPGGPRRRLREIAADAGVSVVVGDAAVAEFGDVPGVEALGLPGPAPLAACPARPGDPAYVLFTSGSTGRPKGVLTTHRNVVEFVTGCAAMTGADAGVRSLGIASLGFDAATMDLFVPLLLGGAVQLLGADDRADPVRLARFIAAHEVNWGFITPTVLSVLDPAELPAWRVVLCGGEAVPAELAARWAPGRLFLNGYGPTETTVLAVSGELTAAETDPVPIGRPLPNHRAYVVDAELRPVPPGAAGELLIGGPGLADGYLNRPGLTAERFVPDPFGGPGERLYRTGDLVRQDPDGRIVYLGRLDRQVKIRGQRIELGEVEAVLAGVPGVRQVAVEAVPGPAGTELVAFLTPADAPDDERLRAYALPRLTAAMLPARVLRRDDLPVSPTTGKLDRPALRALAATTPASAPAGPVDADEPLAAAVARIWGRLLGATPTPETDFLAAGGNSIAAMRLVAALRAELGRHVDTRDVFTGRTLAGLVERITAAAPADADGLTTGNPPTLSPPQRRLWFVDQLAPSSAPYNIAVAHRLRGPLDTTALGAALRAVAERHDVLRWRIPQTAGVPYAVCEEPTDVAVPVVDLTGSADAEAELAGMLAAGAAHSFDLATGPPWQVTVYRLGPDEHVLAITLHHAVFDGWSEKLLYDDLAAAYDRAVLGGDPTLPALPATYADYAVWRAERDRRRGAADLDWWLAHLRDVPTVLELPRDRPRPAVATYAGAEAAVRLPEACDRGVRELAERRGTTVAAVLLAGFGELLRRLTGRDDHVVGAIVADRRLAAFDDVVGFFIDTVPVRVRGGGASFAELVDRCAGELHDATAHPGAPLERIVEGLGVGRDTSRAPLVQVLFNVLNFAPPRLALTGLDGEPVAVPKPGSPFDVTVYVVERAGRCGVEVVYNPDLFDAGRIDDLLADLVALVGALVAAPDVPTDRIAAELPRPTVATPQLGAMTVAAGEAPRAVLPTGPDGLTDTEELIAGIWREVLERDRVGVTDNFFDIGGHSLALAAVHARLTAATGRSIKMLDLFRHPTIRALAASLDGAADRPELARAALRAAARRSRTRRNPPRRPGGTA comes from the coding sequence GTGACCGACATCCTGTCCATCAGCGCCGTCCACGGGGAGACCCTGCCGTGGCCGGACGCGACCCTGGCCGAGCTGATCGCCGCCCAGGCCGCCCGGACCCCGGACGCGGTCGCCGTGCGCCAGTGGGACACGCGCCTGACCTACGCGGAGCTGCTGGGGCGGGCGGCCGGGGTGGCCGCGGCGCTGCGCGACCGCGGCGTCGGCCGGCAGAGCCGGGTCGGCGTCTGCGGGGCCCGCAACCCCGACCTCGTGGCGACCGTGCTCGGCGTGCTGCTCGCCGGCGGCTGCTACGTGCCGCTCGAGCCGGGCGGCCCCCGCCGGCGGCTGCGGGAGATCGCCGCCGACGCGGGGGTGTCCGTGGTGGTCGGCGACGCCGCCGTGGCAGAGTTCGGCGACGTGCCGGGCGTCGAGGCGCTCGGCCTGCCCGGGCCGGCGCCGCTGGCCGCCTGCCCCGCCCGCCCCGGCGACCCCGCGTACGTCCTGTTCACCTCGGGCTCCACCGGCCGGCCCAAGGGGGTGCTCACCACCCACCGCAACGTGGTCGAGTTCGTCACCGGCTGCGCCGCGATGACCGGCGCGGACGCGGGCGTGCGCAGCCTCGGCATCGCCTCGCTCGGCTTCGACGCGGCCACCATGGACCTCTTCGTCCCGCTGCTGCTCGGCGGCGCCGTCCAGCTCCTCGGCGCCGACGACCGGGCCGACCCCGTCCGGCTGGCCCGGTTCATCGCCGCGCACGAGGTGAACTGGGGCTTCATCACCCCGACCGTGCTGTCCGTGCTCGACCCGGCCGAGCTGCCGGCCTGGCGGGTCGTGCTCTGCGGCGGCGAGGCGGTGCCGGCCGAGCTGGCCGCGCGCTGGGCCCCCGGGCGGCTCTTCCTCAACGGGTACGGCCCGACCGAGACGACCGTGCTCGCGGTCAGCGGCGAGCTGACCGCCGCCGAGACCGACCCGGTGCCGATCGGCCGTCCGCTGCCCAACCACCGCGCGTACGTCGTCGACGCCGAGCTGCGTCCGGTGCCCCCGGGCGCGGCCGGCGAGCTGCTGATCGGCGGCCCGGGCCTGGCCGACGGCTACCTCAACCGGCCCGGCCTGACCGCCGAGCGGTTCGTCCCCGACCCGTTCGGCGGCCCGGGGGAGCGGCTCTACCGCACCGGCGACCTGGTCCGGCAGGACCCGGACGGCCGGATCGTCTACCTGGGCCGGCTCGACCGGCAGGTGAAGATCCGGGGCCAGCGCATCGAGCTGGGCGAGGTCGAGGCCGTGCTGGCCGGCGTGCCCGGCGTGCGGCAGGTCGCCGTGGAGGCCGTCCCCGGCCCGGCCGGCACCGAGCTGGTCGCCTTCCTCACCCCGGCCGACGCCCCCGACGACGAGCGGCTGCGGGCGTACGCCTTGCCGCGGCTGACCGCCGCGATGCTGCCGGCCCGGGTGCTGCGCCGCGACGACCTGCCGGTCAGCCCGACCACCGGGAAGCTGGACCGTCCGGCGCTGCGGGCGCTGGCCGCCACGACCCCCGCCTCCGCTCCCGCCGGCCCGGTCGACGCCGACGAGCCGCTCGCGGCGGCGGTGGCCCGGATCTGGGGCCGGCTGCTCGGCGCGACCCCCACCCCGGAGACCGACTTCCTCGCCGCCGGCGGCAACTCCATCGCGGCGATGCGCCTGGTCGCCGCCCTCCGGGCCGAGCTGGGCCGGCACGTCGACACCCGCGACGTGTTCACCGGCCGCACCCTGGCCGGCCTGGTCGAGCGGATCACCGCCGCCGCCCCGGCCGACGCCGACGGGTTGACCACCGGCAACCCGCCGACCCTCTCCCCGCCGCAGCGCCGGCTCTGGTTCGTCGACCAGCTCGCCCCCTCCAGCGCGCCCTACAACATCGCGGTGGCGCACCGGCTGCGCGGCCCGCTCGACACGACCGCCCTCGGTGCGGCGCTGCGGGCGGTCGCCGAGCGGCACGACGTGCTGCGCTGGCGGATCCCGCAGACCGCCGGCGTGCCGTACGCGGTCTGCGAGGAACCGACCGACGTGGCGGTGCCGGTGGTCGACCTGACCGGCAGCGCCGACGCCGAGGCGGAGCTGGCCGGGATGCTCGCCGCCGGTGCGGCGCACTCCTTCGACCTGGCCACCGGGCCGCCCTGGCAGGTGACCGTCTACCGGCTCGGGCCGGACGAGCACGTCCTGGCGATCACCCTGCACCACGCGGTCTTCGACGGCTGGTCCGAGAAGCTGCTTTACGACGACCTCGCGGCGGCGTACGACCGGGCGGTGCTGGGCGGCGACCCGACGCTGCCCGCGCTGCCCGCCACGTACGCCGACTACGCGGTCTGGCGGGCGGAGCGCGACCGGCGCCGCGGCGCCGCCGACCTGGACTGGTGGCTGGCGCACCTGCGCGACGTGCCGACGGTGCTGGAGCTGCCCCGCGACCGGCCCCGGCCGGCGGTGGCCACCTACGCCGGCGCCGAGGCGGCGGTGCGGCTGCCCGAGGCGTGCGACCGGGGGGTGCGGGAGCTGGCCGAGCGGCGCGGCACCACCGTGGCGGCGGTGCTGCTGGCCGGCTTCGGCGAGCTGCTGCGCCGCCTCACCGGCCGCGACGACCACGTGGTCGGCGCGATCGTCGCCGACCGCCGGCTGGCCGCCTTCGACGACGTGGTGGGCTTCTTCATCGACACCGTGCCCGTGCGGGTGCGCGGCGGCGGGGCCAGCTTCGCCGAACTGGTCGACCGGTGCGCGGGCGAGCTGCACGACGCGACCGCCCACCCGGGCGCCCCGCTGGAGCGGATCGTCGAGGGGCTCGGCGTGGGCCGGGACACCTCCCGCGCCCCGCTGGTGCAGGTGCTGTTCAACGTGCTCAACTTCGCGCCGCCCCGGCTGGCGCTGACCGGCCTGGACGGCGAGCCGGTCGCGGTGCCCAAGCCCGGATCGCCGTTCGACGTCACCGTCTACGTGGTGGAGCGGGCCGGCCGGTGCGGCGTCGAGGTCGTCTACAACCCGGACCTGTTCGACGCCGGGCGGATCGACGACCTGCTGGCCGACCTGGTCGCGCTCGTCGGCGCGCTGGTCGCCGCACCGGACGTCCCGACCGACCGGATCGCCGCCGAGCTGCCCCGGCCGACCGTGGCCACACCCCAGCTCGGCGCCATGACCGTCGCCGCCGGCGAGGCCCCGCGCGCCGTCCTGCCGACCGGCCCCGACGGGCTGACCGACACCGAGGAGCTGATCGCCGGCATCTGGCGCGAGGTGCTGGAACGCGACCGGGTCGGCGTCACCGACAACTTCTTCGACATCGGCGGGCACTCCCTGGCGCTGGCCGCCGTGCACGCCCGGCTCACCGCCGCCACCGGCCGGTCGATCAAGATGCTCGACCTCTTCCGCCACCCCACCATCCGGGCGCTCGCCGCCAGCCTCGACGGCGCCGCCGACCGACCGGAGCTGGCCCGCGCGGCGCTGCGCGCCGCCGCCCGACGCAGCCGTACCCGCCGCAACCCGCCCCGCCGCCCCGGCGGCACCGCGTGA